The following proteins come from a genomic window of Triticum aestivum cultivar Chinese Spring chromosome 6A, IWGSC CS RefSeq v2.1, whole genome shotgun sequence:
- the LOC123128190 gene encoding outer envelope pore protein 16-3, chloroplastic/mitochondrial — protein MEDDSPATKTVKGAVTGLAAGTIWGTIVATWYDVPRVERHVALPGLVRTLKMCGSYGVTFAAVGGLYIGVEQIVQSQRKKRDFVNGAIGAFVSGATVYGYRGKSIKSALIGGSSLAFTSAILDVGGNTTRVDNGKAYHAYTTEKKPEPAH, from the exons ATGGAGGATGACTCGCCGGCGACGAAGACGGTGAAGGGCGCCGTGACGGGCCTGGCCGCGGGCACCATCTGGGGCACCATCGTCGCCACCTGGTACGACGTGCCCCGGGTGGAGCGCCACGTCGCGCTCCCGGGCCTCGTCCGGACGCTCAAGATGTGCGGCAGCTACGGGGTCACTTTCGCCGCCGTCGGAGGGCTCTACATCGGCGTGGAGCAGATTGTGCAGAGCCAGCGCAAGAAGCGCGACTTCGTCAACGGGGCCATCGGCGCCTTCGTCTCCGGCGCCACCGTCTATGGCTACAGAG GAAAGAGCATTAAGTCTGCCCTCATTGGTGGTTCTAGCCTGGCATTCACATCTGCCATCCTGGACGTTGGTGGTAATACTACCAGAGTGGACAATGGCAAAGCGTACCATGCATACACAACGGAAAAGAAGCCCGAGCCTGCGCATTGA